One region of Oxalobacteraceae bacterium OTU3CAMAD1 genomic DNA includes:
- a CDS encoding XapX domain-containing protein gives MKIYIVSIATGLLVGIIYGFLNVRSPAPPVIALVGLLGILLGEQVPPLLRQLWQPAQAQEKQVSWIEDHVKPHCFGQLPGAQAEDQTKRKA, from the coding sequence ATGAAAATTTACATCGTCTCGATCGCCACCGGCCTGCTGGTCGGAATCATCTACGGATTCTTGAACGTGCGCTCGCCGGCGCCGCCGGTCATCGCGCTGGTCGGCTTGCTGGGCATACTGCTCGGCGAGCAGGTGCCGCCGTTGCTGCGCCAACTGTGGCAACCGGCGCAGGCGCAGGAAAAACAGGTGTCGTGGATCGAAGACCACGTCAAGCCGCATTGCTTCGGCCAGTTGCCGGGCGCGCAGGCGGAAGATCAAACGAAAAGGAAAGCATGA
- a CDS encoding TetR/AcrR family transcriptional regulator, giving the protein MTSKKGKKLNDEPALRADAQKNRELILSAAEELFLEKGADVPLEEVAKRAGVGIGTLYRRFPTREALLAATSNERFMSLAETSRARDADLAPGEALRAYLEELARNTSIYQSLAASIGTVIQCGTPGCHAITAEGHRLLQRGQEAGAIRRDVTFDDFIYVLTAISIAVENDGSSKSRIGHLVDLFLNGISVKGPD; this is encoded by the coding sequence TTGACAAGCAAAAAAGGAAAAAAATTGAATGATGAACCTGCCCTCCGGGCTGACGCGCAAAAAAACCGCGAACTTATCCTGTCTGCCGCCGAGGAGCTTTTCCTGGAAAAAGGGGCGGATGTTCCGCTGGAGGAAGTTGCCAAGCGCGCAGGCGTCGGTATCGGTACGCTGTATCGTCGCTTTCCGACGCGGGAGGCACTTTTGGCCGCTACAAGCAATGAGCGTTTTATGTCGCTGGCGGAGACCAGCCGTGCGCGCGACGCGGATCTCGCTCCAGGCGAGGCGCTGCGCGCTTATCTTGAGGAGCTCGCCAGGAACACGAGCATTTATCAGAGCCTTGCCGCTTCGATCGGGACTGTTATCCAATGCGGGACGCCAGGATGTCATGCGATCACCGCGGAAGGGCATCGCCTGCTTCAGCGTGGACAAGAAGCAGGCGCCATCCGCCGCGATGTCACTTTCGACGATTTCATTTACGTGTTGACTGCCATTTCCATCGCAGTCGAAAATGACGGTTCATCGAAATCGCGTATTGGGCATCTGGTGGACCTGTTCCTGAATGGCATAAGCGTTAAAGGTCCGGATTAA
- a CDS encoding beta-lactamase family protein, which produces MASRAFPRLLLRLLLAVGAILIILAIGAWALIANPPELLRIGAAYAAKTVCSNVFVAGRDSAGVLAHDVQAPGHPILEHLEVRIDQQRKVVRADLFGVIGGGVAVYRPGTGCAVVPDGDTARASLYNFVPIKIWSPSPSVPWPTGSMADTAPAVQALVNQDALSGPGMRGIAVIHRGRLVAQRYGDGFALRTPLPGWSLTKTVNAALVGMQIAEGKLAPQQSGFWPAGADGRSQITLPQLMAMSSGLQFDETYGGVSDLTRMLYLEPDMAAYAAAQPLLQPAGTVWSDSSGTALLLSRIWQRAAAGATGNDGALPAKNGPTSPAVLSLPHDRLFAPLGMSSALIEADARGNLVGSSYMFASTHDWARFGQFLLQDGVWQGKRMLPAGFVEAMWQPAPASGGQYGQGQVWRHGPQGATPPGQNPDLPFKLPADTYWMLGHDGQSIAIVPSKGLVLVRLGLTPQRLNYQPQALLAAIIAALEPDAAL; this is translated from the coding sequence ATGGCGTCTCGCGCATTCCCCCGGCTGTTGCTCCGATTGCTGCTTGCCGTCGGAGCCATCCTGATCATCCTGGCCATCGGCGCGTGGGCGCTGATCGCCAATCCGCCGGAGCTGCTGCGCATCGGCGCCGCCTACGCCGCCAAAACCGTCTGTTCCAACGTCTTCGTCGCCGGCCGCGATAGCGCCGGCGTGCTGGCGCACGACGTCCAGGCGCCGGGCCATCCCATCCTCGAACACCTGGAAGTACGGATCGACCAGCAGCGCAAGGTGGTGCGCGCGGACTTGTTCGGCGTGATCGGCGGCGGTGTCGCGGTCTATCGTCCCGGCACCGGCTGCGCCGTCGTGCCGGACGGCGACACGGCCCGGGCCTCGCTCTATAATTTTGTGCCCATCAAAATCTGGTCGCCATCGCCCAGCGTGCCGTGGCCGACCGGTTCGATGGCGGATACCGCGCCGGCGGTGCAGGCGCTGGTGAACCAGGACGCGCTGTCCGGGCCTGGGATGCGCGGCATCGCCGTGATCCATCGCGGCCGGCTGGTGGCGCAGCGCTACGGCGACGGCTTCGCCTTGCGCACGCCGCTGCCGGGATGGTCGCTGACCAAGACCGTCAACGCCGCGCTGGTGGGCATGCAGATCGCCGAAGGCAAACTAGCGCCGCAACAAAGCGGCTTCTGGCCGGCCGGCGCGGATGGCCGCTCGCAAATCACGCTACCGCAGTTGATGGCGATGAGCAGCGGCCTACAATTCGACGAGACCTATGGCGGCGTCTCCGACCTCACGCGCATGCTGTATCTGGAGCCGGACATGGCGGCCTACGCGGCGGCCCAGCCGCTGCTGCAGCCGGCGGGCACGGTATGGAGCGATTCGAGCGGCACCGCGCTGCTGCTGTCGCGCATCTGGCAGCGCGCCGCCGCCGGCGCAACCGGGAATGACGGCGCCCTCCCCGCCAAAAACGGTCCGACGTCGCCGGCCGTGCTGTCGCTGCCGCACGATCGGCTGTTCGCGCCGCTGGGCATGAGCAGCGCCTTGATCGAAGCGGACGCGCGCGGCAACCTGGTTGGTTCAAGCTATATGTTCGCCAGCACCCATGATTGGGCGCGCTTCGGCCAGTTCCTGCTGCAGGACGGCGTCTGGCAGGGCAAACGCATGCTGCCGGCCGGCTTCGTGGAGGCCATGTGGCAGCCGGCGCCGGCATCGGGCGGCCAATACGGCCAGGGCCAGGTCTGGCGCCACGGGCCGCAAGGCGCGACGCCCCCGGGACAAAACCCCGACCTGCCCTTCAAGCTGCCGGCGGACACCTACTGGATGCTGGGCCACGACGGCCAGTCCATCGCCATCGTTCCTTCCAAAGGATTGGTGTTGGTGCGGCTAGGCCTGACGCCGCAGCGGTTGAACTACCAGCCGCAGGCACTTCTGGCGGCCATCATCGCGGCGCTGGAACCGGATGCAGCTCTGTAG
- a CDS encoding glucose 1-dehydrogenase: MTNRFENKVVVITGGSDGIGLATAKLFASEGAHVYITGRRQELLDEAVKEIGHGAVGVQGDVSNSADVARLYERIQRDHQRVDVVFANAGIYEAAPLDAIDDTVFDSTFDVNVKGVLFTVQKALPLMAAGSAVVLNGSVAGSKGLPGQSLYNASKAAVRSFARSWTNDLQQRGIRVNVVSPGGTETRMIRSYLDAQPEVEEALNKSVPLGRLGEPDEVARAVLFLASSESSFVAGHELFVDGGVIAV, from the coding sequence ATGACGAACCGTTTTGAAAACAAGGTCGTGGTGATCACAGGCGGCAGCGATGGCATCGGCCTCGCAACGGCGAAACTTTTCGCCAGCGAAGGTGCGCATGTGTACATCACGGGGCGCCGGCAAGAATTACTCGACGAGGCCGTCAAAGAGATCGGCCACGGGGCGGTGGGCGTGCAAGGTGACGTCAGCAACTCCGCCGATGTCGCCCGGCTTTACGAACGGATCCAGCGCGACCACCAAAGGGTCGACGTCGTGTTCGCCAATGCGGGCATTTACGAGGCCGCTCCGCTCGATGCGATCGACGATACGGTTTTCGACTCGACCTTCGACGTCAATGTGAAGGGCGTGCTGTTCACTGTGCAGAAAGCATTGCCGCTGATGGCAGCGGGAAGTGCTGTCGTCCTCAACGGTTCCGTCGCCGGCAGTAAAGGGCTGCCAGGCCAGTCTCTTTATAACGCCAGCAAGGCGGCGGTGCGCTCGTTCGCCCGAAGCTGGACGAACGACCTTCAGCAGCGCGGCATCCGCGTGAATGTGGTCTCGCCTGGTGGAACAGAAACACGCATGATACGGAGCTACCTCGACGCGCAACCGGAAGTCGAAGAGGCGCTCAATAAAAGCGTTCCGCTTGGGCGCTTGGGTGAACCGGACGAGGTGGCACGAGCAGTCCTCTTCCTGGCATCGAGCGAGAGCAGCTTTGTCGCTGGACATGAACTTTTTGTCGATGGCGGTGTGATCGCGGTTTAG
- a CDS encoding GGDEF domain-containing protein: MPELEKMFGGRLAWVSARRKRSKEEVILLLMCSLSIPSILPFGIYRLLQGSWISAAVDLALVAAMLAVIVHVLRTGRYKAASLGVTLFYSAGMLATIHLRGLSLVYWVYPTMIAAYFMLRPAVALAINSASMLVLVAILTRELELLNLFTVVVTISLVNLFAYIFSYRTGLQNQELHTEVERDFLTGVGNRRALDGKLEAYAGERRPHLESSLLLLDLDHFKQVNDRHGHAAGDKVLIRLCDLMRSHTRSSDQIFRYGGEEFAIVATGAGLGAASRLAEGLRAAVADEPLMEGHPITVSIGVAGMDKSGKPADWLMRADKMLYAAKQAGRNTVRVDNPATPVENRERV, from the coding sequence ATGCCTGAATTAGAGAAGATGTTTGGCGGCCGGCTGGCCTGGGTGTCGGCCCGCCGCAAGCGCAGCAAGGAAGAAGTCATCCTGTTGTTGATGTGCTCATTGAGCATACCGAGCATCCTGCCGTTCGGTATCTACCGGCTGCTGCAAGGCAGCTGGATCTCCGCCGCCGTCGACCTGGCGCTGGTGGCGGCGATGCTGGCGGTGATCGTCCACGTTCTGCGCACCGGCCGTTACAAGGCCGCCAGCCTCGGTGTGACGCTGTTCTATTCGGCCGGCATGCTGGCCACCATCCACCTGCGCGGGCTGTCGCTGGTGTACTGGGTCTATCCGACCATGATCGCCGCCTATTTCATGCTGCGTCCCGCCGTGGCGCTGGCGATCAACAGCGCATCGATGCTGGTGCTGGTGGCGATCCTCACGCGCGAGCTGGAGTTGCTCAATCTGTTCACAGTGGTGGTGACCATTTCGCTGGTCAACCTGTTCGCCTATATTTTCTCGTATCGCACCGGCCTGCAAAACCAGGAGCTGCATACGGAGGTCGAGCGCGACTTCCTGACCGGTGTCGGCAACCGGCGCGCGCTGGATGGCAAACTGGAAGCCTACGCCGGCGAGCGCAGGCCGCATCTGGAATCGAGCCTGCTGCTGCTGGACCTCGACCACTTCAAGCAGGTCAACGACCGCCACGGGCACGCTGCCGGCGACAAGGTGCTGATACGCCTGTGCGATTTGATGCGAAGCCATACCCGCTCCTCGGACCAGATCTTCCGCTACGGCGGCGAGGAATTCGCCATCGTCGCCACCGGCGCCGGTCTGGGCGCGGCCAGTCGTCTGGCCGAAGGCTTGCGCGCGGCGGTCGCCGACGAACCGCTGATGGAGGGGCATCCAATCACCGTCTCGATCGGCGTGGCGGGCATGGACAAATCCGGCAAACCGGCCGACTGGCTGATGCGCGCCGATAAAATGCTGTACGCCGCCAAGCAGGCCGGCCGCAATACCGTTCGGGTGGACAACCCGGCGACGCCGGTGGAGAATCGGGAACGGGTGTAA
- a CDS encoding response regulator transcription factor produces MRFDSKTWPQTAVGGSNGNAAILHQGEKINVLVAHADAIVNAGLAALLGASADISIRSSSVADDALHCGADVVIVDHKGALEYMRRRADAPHGQLEQLPKVLIVTQLDREWEVRTAMMAGVHGYLLQNSPADQLLAAVRSLSRGMRYLSADLSRCVADSFTRIGLTSRETDVLQLLAQGQCNKSIARELGIGVGTVKTHVKGLFDKLGATARTHAVVLATRRGLVGDSVHSQH; encoded by the coding sequence ATGCGATTCGATAGCAAAACCTGGCCGCAAACGGCCGTGGGAGGTAGCAATGGGAACGCCGCCATCCTCCATCAGGGCGAAAAAATCAATGTGCTGGTGGCGCACGCCGACGCCATCGTCAACGCCGGCCTGGCCGCCCTGCTCGGGGCAAGCGCGGACATCTCGATCAGGAGCTCCTCCGTCGCCGATGATGCCTTGCACTGCGGCGCCGACGTCGTCATCGTCGACCACAAGGGCGCGCTGGAATATATGCGCCGCCGCGCCGACGCCCCGCACGGCCAGCTCGAGCAACTGCCAAAGGTGCTGATCGTCACGCAGCTGGACCGCGAGTGGGAGGTGCGCACGGCGATGATGGCCGGCGTGCACGGCTACCTGCTGCAAAACAGCCCGGCCGACCAGCTGCTGGCGGCGGTGCGTTCGCTGAGCCGGGGCATGCGCTACCTGAGCGCGGACCTGAGCCGCTGCGTGGCCGACAGCTTTACCCGCATCGGCCTGACCAGCCGCGAAACCGACGTGCTGCAGCTGCTCGCCCAGGGCCAGTGCAACAAGTCGATCGCGCGCGAGCTGGGGATCGGCGTCGGCACCGTCAAAACGCACGTCAAAGGCCTGTTCGACAAACTTGGCGCCACCGCCCGCACCCACGCGGTGGTGCTGGCCACGCGCCGGGGACTGGTCGGCGACAGCGTCCATAGCCAGCACTGA
- a CDS encoding TonB-dependent receptor, translating into MQRTPQLRTLPLLLAAAFYASHAHADDANVAATAADDGSAAPMQQVDIVAHLKSARIDLSPNVGTTVYSIDRHMIEQLGQGDNTPFNEVLLRLPGVAQDSKASGSIHVRDDHANVQYRVNGVQLPESITGFGQSIDTRFVQQTDFITGALPAQFGLRTAGIVDIQTKEGTGKSGGRVGVLVGSNDYVAPSAEFFGNQGAFNYYLSGSYLTNKMGIENPLPTRDAIHNETKQAKSFGSLSWFLDDQTRLGLMFGTYNGRFQIPNNPDQAPAFSLTGQSDAVAGTSTLPSSQLDERQREVNRFLVLSLQKSLGDLNYQASAFHQYSELHYTPDPVGDLVYNGVGSDTLRSNSSSGVQFDASYKLNDSHTLRTGLAYSRQNTHSDNSVSVFDMNADGTQASTDPRTIIDNSSQIGKLSSIYLQDEWHISAPLTLNYGLRYDKVSAFINEHQWSPRVNLAYQVAKDTSLHAGYSRYFTPPPQELAAQESINKYAGTSNAPEVPLSDNVKAERTNYYDVGLSHKFSEQLTVTADTYYKKIHNMLDEGQFGQALILSPFNYEHGYAKGLELSAVYSEKDWGAFLNVTSQKAKAENITSGQSLFAPDELAYISNHYIFVDHDQTYTVSGGAHYHFGDSQVSGDVLYGSGLRMTPDGGAPNSGALPGYVTANLSLTHNWKNTPVGNVEGRLAVINVFDRSYLLRDGSGVGVGAPQYGARRTLYAGLSTSF; encoded by the coding sequence ATGCAACGCACCCCACAACTTCGTACCCTGCCACTGCTGCTGGCCGCCGCCTTTTACGCCTCCCACGCCCACGCCGACGACGCCAATGTCGCCGCCACCGCCGCCGACGACGGCAGCGCCGCGCCGATGCAGCAAGTCGACATCGTCGCCCACCTGAAAAGCGCGCGCATCGACCTTTCGCCCAACGTCGGCACCACCGTCTACTCGATCGACCGCCACATGATCGAGCAGCTTGGCCAGGGCGACAACACGCCGTTCAACGAAGTGCTGCTGCGCCTTCCCGGCGTGGCCCAGGACTCCAAGGCGTCCGGCTCGATCCACGTGCGCGACGACCACGCGAACGTGCAGTACCGCGTCAATGGCGTGCAGCTGCCGGAGAGCATCACCGGTTTCGGCCAGTCGATCGACACCCGCTTCGTGCAGCAGACCGATTTCATCACCGGCGCGCTGCCGGCGCAATTCGGCCTGCGCACGGCCGGCATCGTGGATATCCAGACCAAGGAAGGCACCGGCAAATCCGGCGGCCGCGTCGGCGTGCTGGTGGGCAGTAACGATTACGTCGCGCCGAGCGCGGAATTCTTCGGTAACCAGGGCGCCTTCAACTACTACCTGTCGGGCAGCTATCTGACCAATAAAATGGGCATCGAAAATCCGCTGCCGACCCGCGACGCCATTCACAACGAGACCAAGCAGGCCAAATCGTTCGGCAGCCTGTCCTGGTTCCTCGACGACCAGACCCGTTTGGGCCTGATGTTCGGCACCTATAACGGCCGCTTCCAGATCCCGAACAATCCGGACCAGGCGCCGGCGTTTTCGCTCACCGGCCAAAGCGACGCCGTCGCCGGCACCAGCACCCTGCCGTCGTCCCAGCTCGACGAGCGCCAGCGGGAGGTCAACCGCTTCCTGGTGCTGTCGCTGCAAAAGAGCCTCGGCGACCTGAATTACCAGGCCTCGGCCTTCCATCAATACTCCGAACTGCATTACACGCCGGACCCGGTGGGCGACCTGGTTTACAACGGCGTCGGCTCGGACACCCTGCGCTCGAACTCCTCCAGCGGCGTGCAGTTCGACGCCAGCTATAAGCTCAACGACAGCCACACCCTGCGCACCGGACTGGCCTACTCGCGCCAGAACACCCATAGCGACAACAGCGTCTCCGTGTTCGACATGAACGCCGACGGAACGCAGGCCAGCACCGATCCCCGCACCATCATCGACAACAGCAGCCAGATCGGCAAGCTGTCGAGCATCTACCTGCAGGATGAATGGCATATCAGCGCGCCGCTAACCTTGAACTACGGCCTGCGCTACGACAAAGTGTCCGCCTTCATCAACGAGCATCAGTGGAGTCCGCGCGTGAACCTCGCCTACCAGGTGGCCAAGGACACTTCGCTGCACGCCGGCTATTCGCGCTACTTCACGCCGCCGCCACAGGAACTGGCCGCCCAGGAAAGCATCAACAAGTACGCCGGCACGTCGAACGCGCCGGAGGTGCCGCTGTCGGACAACGTCAAGGCGGAACGGACCAACTACTACGACGTCGGCTTGAGCCACAAGTTCAGCGAGCAGTTGACGGTGACTGCCGACACCTACTACAAGAAGATCCACAACATGCTCGACGAGGGCCAGTTCGGCCAGGCGCTGATCCTGTCGCCGTTTAACTATGAACACGGCTACGCCAAGGGGCTGGAGCTGTCGGCCGTCTACAGCGAGAAGGACTGGGGCGCCTTCCTGAACGTGACGTCGCAAAAGGCCAAGGCGGAGAACATCACCTCCGGCCAGTCGCTGTTCGCGCCGGACGAACTGGCGTACATCTCCAACCACTACATCTTCGTCGACCATGACCAGACCTACACCGTCTCGGGCGGGGCGCACTACCACTTCGGCGACTCGCAAGTGAGCGGCGACGTCCTGTATGGCAGCGGCCTGCGCATGACGCCGGACGGCGGCGCGCCGAATTCGGGCGCCCTGCCCGGCTACGTGACGGCCAACCTGTCGCTGACGCATAACTGGAAGAACACCCCGGTCGGCAATGTCGAGGGACGGCTGGCGGTGATCAATGTGTTCGACCGATCGTACCTGCTGCGCGACGGTTCGGGTGTCGGCGTCGGCGCGCCGCAGTACGGCGCGCGCCGCACGCTGTACGCGGGCTTGTCGACCAGTTTCTGA